AAAACGAAACATATGCCAACTGTTAAAAAACACATGTTAATAGAGATACAGATACTGGGAAAACGAAGCCAATCGTATATACTCCGGAATCTGTATATGCTCTTAGAATAAGTCCTCTATGAAGACGGTCCATTAGGTTTTGGATTTGTGTATCCCAGGCTGATTAGCTTTTGCACCAAGATTTTCTCAGCGTTTACCTGAACATCCCATTACCGAAGACGAGAAAAAATTATGACAATGCCAGCAGGACCAGTAACGAGATCAACAAAGTACGAACAACTTTGAAAATAGTCATATTATCAACTAAAGACCACTAGAAAGCAAAACTTGCAAGACTATCATAAATTGGGGAGAGTTAGAGTAAGAGAGGTATCTGACCTCAAGCATGGGGCTATTCTTTGGAAGATTACAAGCGAGTACGATATTAAGACCAGTCTTTAGAACTGAGAGTCAAGTCACATATCAGCCAAAATACCAGGGGAGAACGAAGTAAAATAACGTTGATTTAACTATACCTAATCGACGTGCAATGCCAGATCCTGTGTTATCACTAGTCCCTCCAATTAGAGAGGTCACACCAATTGTATCACTCTGTTCATGATCCAAAACAGAAAAGAATAAGATGCAAAACATGATCGATGGTCAACTACTCCAACACTTAAAATTGCAGACtgcattcaagaattttattgatcatacaatgaaattattatttttgaatcaAACCTCATTTGCAATCTTGAAACGGCATGCTATACTACGTGCCGACAATAGAATACTCTTGTAAGAACTGCTATCAAAATAACTAGGCAAAGGAAGAAAGCACCATCTGCAAACAGTAGAGAGTGCAAAACTTAACCTGTCGTGTAGGTGCAGCCGCGTATAGGTGTCCAAACTTTGCAGAATTGCAACCAATCCACACATAAATCTATAGAGCAGGGATAAATAACGGGTCATGTTTTGCACATTTTCAGAAGCAATAGATAGAATTTGCTCCAAGGCACAGAGAAATGTATACGAGAGCTTgagcttcttctttttttttttaattcacttTCAAGAAACACGATATTATTAGGGTACATACtgtaaaaaaagaaatgaaCCATTCTGATTTTGATTTGGCATCGCAGCTCAAAAATTAGAGCATGAAAAGCAACATTCGAATTCCAACCAATCGAGGAGGAGATTCAAAGTACAGACACAAAGCAcacaatcaaacaaagaaaaaccacaaaaaaaaaacggagGAAAAAATCACGAACACCACACGAAAGTTCGAAGGAAATAAAAGGGCTTTAAACCACAGCAGCAACACAAATTCGGAAAAACGAAACGAAACAACAAGAAACATATtgaacccaagtaaatctagcTCAAAATCATAAAAGAAATGTAGGATCAAGAATTTAACAAACCTGTTTCTGAAGACGAATAATTTGAAAGTGGAAGGTAACATCGTCAGACACTTGAGAAAAGGAGGTGACCTTGACGCCACCAGACCCTTCACATGATGGTCCAGCAGCGACACTCAATTGATCCATGCTCCCGCTGAGTTTCTCGGCGCCATAGCTACACATCTTAAAGGTCCGTACGTTTGTTGTTCGGCCTTGGATATTTTGCTGGTTTTTGATCGATTGCGGGCTGGCGGCTGCCAAGAAAGCCCAAAGGTTTTGGACGAAACTAAAGAGAGAGGCCCACACTCAAAATCGGTCAAAAAACACTACTGTTAATGAAAGCCCACATCGAGTCATACACGATCACGATTTAGAATTGTCACTTAGATCGACTCTTAACCATAACTTTATTTT
This genomic window from Primulina huaijiensis isolate GDHJ02 chromosome 7, ASM1229523v2, whole genome shotgun sequence contains:
- the LOC140980328 gene encoding uncharacterized protein, which gives rise to MCSYGAEKLSGSMDQLSVAAGPSCEGSGGVKVTSFSQVSDDVTFHFQIIRLQKQIYVWIGCNSAKFGHLYAAAPTRQSDTIGVTSLIGGTSDNTGSGIARRLVLKTGLNIVLACNLPKNSPMLEVNAEKILVQKLISLGYTNPKPNGPSS